Below is a window of Penaeus monodon isolate SGIC_2016 chromosome 13, NSTDA_Pmon_1, whole genome shotgun sequence DNA.
GCTGATAAAAACAATTCgatactcagtggcaacaccccTTAAGCCTAACTGGGTTTGAGAAAGGGACGTGGCCAGTAGTTAGTTGCCATGTTCATTTACCAtgagtcattttcttcttagttatttatttccattatttttttttcctttctttaacaaTCCCCAACTACTGGAAGAGATGTGGACcccttttgttctgctggcaacatCCGGCGGGACTTTGCATTACGCTGCAGACTGCCAAAAACTGCTGGGGAGTCGGGCCTGGTAGATTTATGGGTATACCTACATGGAAATCCTGGGCGATATGTTTCTCCTATCGGTGAGCGGGAGCCATTTTACCTTGTTCAGGATAAAAGTCCCCTCCACAGAGCAGTGTTGTGAAGGCGTGACTTCGGCAACACCCTGAGATTACACTGCGTCACATCCACCCAAATCGCCAAATCTTAATCCTATTAAGAATGTTTGGACAGAGACTTCTCCCGAGATCATACTCGCAATCGTCATATCTAAGGCCCAAGCAATCACGACATAGGAGTGTTTGCGCTCTGCAGACAGAAGCCAGTTAACGGCGGTGTTAATGGCATCCATACCACGTAGACTTGCCAGCGTTCGCCAAGCTGGTGGTGGTAACACGAAACATTACAgatattatacatttcaaaacctTAATTTTGTAAATGTAGCTGAGGGAAGTGAACAGAAATGTTGAAAATATTATTCAAGGGGCATTTTTAAAGCTGTAACCGGATCAATATACGTGTAATTAGTAATAAAGTTTTAATTTGTGGCctttggggggatgggggcaaGACAGACCTTGAGGGGGGAAACAGGAttcggggagaggggggtgggaaggctGTCCCTGCCCCAATATCAGGTCGAGCTCACACAGCACGCTTTCCAGCTGTATTTGTCGTCGTATCGTAAGTGAGAAAGAATCAAGATACTTTTAATTAGCGAGTGTGcagtatatgtgtttatttggATCGGTATACTGATGTTTCACGTACTGTTATTGTGTTCATATTGTGCAGTGCACTGGAGGGTGTTTTACTTAGCTTGTTATAAAAAGTGAACTAGCAgtgcaatatataattttatttatatatttacaaaaaacctTTGTTCATACTTGTTTACAAAAAAACTTTCCTGAAGTATCAAAATATTTGAACacattcattataaaaatatatatgtatatacatacatatatatgcgtgcacagctgccatgtatttgtatgtgaaaCGGCATATAAAAGATGACAACACatttcatgatcattaatataaattatagtgACTATGTACAATGAAAGATAACTTAGTAACTGgtaacaaatatatgtacatattcaaatatacaagaagaaataaacaacataAGGGTGTACATTTTAACCATTTTGAAAGTGGACCTTGTTTCTTGTCATGATCCAAAATGCTAACCCTCATCTGGAGAAAGTTCTCTTGAGCTTTTTCTTGAGGGAGAATTTCCTCGCAGCAGGCAGGACCAGAGTGGCATTCGACGAACAGGTGCTCAGACTCCCGAAAGTGTGCCTCCTGTCGGGAACGTCGCTCTCAAAGGTGACACTTTCCCCCTGCGACCGGAGCGACGAGGCAAGGCGCGACTCGGGAATCTCCAGACCAAAACTGGCTTGGGATGAGAGCGAGCTGTTCGGCGAATTTCTCTGCCATTGTTGGTATTCTGGGTCATTTTCAGAGCGCCTCTCCTCCTCACACTCCGAGGGAGTGCGGGGAAACCTCCTCTGGGGCACCTGCAGACCGTGGGGGCTGCTGATCGTGTAGACTTGGTCGCTTGGACGCAAAGGAAGGGTCTTGACCGGTGTTACCGCCTTCACCTTCCGACAGAGAATGAAACAGAGGAACTGGTAGTACGCGCAACGGTACTTTTCAAAACAAACGACGTATATGAAGTTGTTGATGTAATACTGCAAGAAGTAGATACAGTACAGCACTATGCCAAGTTCTGGGATAGTTTCATGTAGAGAGACGTTGTCTCTGACGAAGATGATGTTATATAAGCAGATGGGTATGACGCACACAAGGAACACGATTAAGAGACGAACAATAACACTGGTGGTTCGGCTGCGGCGAAGCTGAGCTTGTTGGAATGCGTGTGATCTGGGATGAGATGAAGACTTTATTGCAACATATATGACTAAGTCATTTTTCAAAAGGTAAGCTAAATGCATTTGGCAGAAGCATATAATAACAAACTAGAGTATGAAATTAAGTAGACTAGATATTATTATAGAACCATTTAAAGAATGgcgtaaaaaacacacaaaaatgtataccATTAAGTAGAGAAATAAAAAGTTTCATTCTGATGCCTATGAACGATAATTTAACGAGCTTAATCTAAGGGGATTGAAAATCCCTTAATATACACCAATTCAGACAATATGattaagtaaaacaaacaaaaaacaaagatgaaCATACCCCATAACCGAAAGAATACGACTGTTGTTAGAGTAGACTTGGATCAGAATGAAATTGTTtccaatgaaaatgagaatacagGGGATAGCAGTCTCCATGGTGAAAAACAGGATGCGCGGATTCGCTCCATTCGTGTCAATAAAATCACACTTGAGGGTCATGCTGTTGTAACCAAAATTCCCGTACACCTATTTCGAAGAAAAGAAATGTAGATAAAAGCATTAGGAAAATAGCAAAACAATGATGcaggatttctttttcttctctaaagTCATTTATCTTTTACGAATTATAACTATACTAGATATTCATTAAATTAACTAAAGACAatctttcatttatctatcaggTTTATCAATTTATCCAccctatatatgcatttatcctCCCTAACTATTAATTCATCTATCCACTTACCCCGAGGTATGTTGGCATCTGCAGTGCCATACCAAACATCCATATGGTTAGGCAGTATATAAAGGTTTTCCAGCAAGTAAACCACTTGTTTGGACGTCTGCTGTTGTGGCGAAACTTGTAGATGCAAAGACATCtacgagatagaaagaaaggaaatgaatataaacaatggagagagtgggaaagagaggagggagggggagagagagggaggaatggggagggagagagagggaggggaggagagggagggagtggagggcgagggagagggggagggaggggagggagagcgagagggagagggagggaggggaatctATATGCTATACTTATAATCTCACCTCTCTATAAACTGATTCATAgtccattaatatattatttatttactcaatcatatttattcattcatttatttattcacccaATCATATATttaattccttcatttatttGCCTTATTCTTAATCTTACCTCTCTAAGGCCATAAGACCCAAAGTCATCCATTCAGAGAAAGCATTGGTGTATCTGAGAAAAGCTGAGAAACTGCAGGTAGCCATATTATTCTCCCAAGGTGCTGTGGGGATCCCTGAGATGTTACTCTTcgttttagaagaaaaagaaatacgacAGGTTTAGTAAACGTagctttggaataaaaaaaaaaggtacacatacattataattttagttGTGAATCATTGTGGTGTTTAAGACTGATAAGAAATGTGAATTTGGTGTATATGCCCACATGGCGTCTGAATCTTTTATTGTGACATATTTCTAAAAACTAAACTTTACCTCAGTTGTATCATTACGAGGATGAATTTAGTAATTTAACCTAACAATCACTTTAAATGTAACATCCTATCTTGAATTTAATGATGCGAATTTCTGTACCTGAATCTACATTTACTTCAAAATCATAAAaccatgaaataataatatctcACCCTTAccttatatatagtgtaatacgTAAAGAACATAAAGGGTAGGTTGACAGCTGAGTAGAGAAAATCTGCAAGTGCCAGGTTAATGATGAGCACAGTGTCAGGTGTCATGTATTTGATGCACCTGTGgaatataaaaagaagatgaaagttaCGTTGGATATAATTTATGATCGGCATGTTGAAATTGCGAGaggtataacaatatatatgtatatatatatatatatatatatatatatatatatatatatatatatatatatatatatatatagacatgtatacctgtctatttgatatatatgcaGTTATCTAACTAGACTGATAGGTATGCACTTATTATTGTGGGTATGCATGCCCATATAAACGCTCTCTTTCTCATTAGTATATGCACATGCGCATctcatatattaacataattttaacACACAGGCCGTTTGTATTGAGGAAGAATATATTTCTACGGAGTTTGCACGGCATGTTTTACTATGAGGAACAGTACacggaaaataataatcataatgaataatagttTAAGAAAATCCTAAACAGGTTTTGTGATGTATGGCTATATGTTAAGTCTTGagtcttttttttgtcaaatgaGTGTCCAATTCACACTAATACATGTTGCCTAATACACACATGAACGAGCGCAagcgtatctgtatatataaatcgatagatagatattgatagatcaatagatttggatatagatatgataacatgctgtgtgtgtgtgtgtgtgagagagagagagagagagagagagagagagagagagagagagagagagagagagagagagagagagagagagagagagagagggagggagagtgagtgtgtgagacaaagagaaagagatattttCCGTTTACACAAAGAGTGTATGAGAATTCGATGAGAAATGCGttgctaaacttttt
It encodes the following:
- the LOC119580013 gene encoding G-protein coupled receptor moody-like, which codes for MEGLTTQAVSKFVNTSDTTSGYFTIGEVQTWSLVLAMIVTFTVMVIGSLGNLLTLVTLAHQFCMPVRFRCIKYMTPDTVLIINLALADFLYSAVNLPFMFFTYYTIYKSNISGIPTAPWENNMATCSFSAFLRYTNAFSEWMTLGLMALERCLCIYKFRHNSRRPNKWFTCWKTFIYCLTIWMFGMALQMPTYLGVYGNFGYNSMTLKCDFIDTNGANPRILFFTMETAIPCILIFIGNNFILIQVYSNNSRILSVMGSHAFQQAQLRRSRTTSVIVRLLIVFLVCVIPICLYNIIFVRDNVSLHETIPELGIVLYCIYFLQYYINNFIYVVCFEKYRCAYYQFLCFILCRKVKAVTPVKTLPLRPSDQVYTISSPHGLQVPQRRFPRTPSECEEERRSENDPEYQQWQRNSPNSSLSSQASFGLEIPESRLASSLRSQGESVTFESDVPDRRHTFGSLSTCSSNATLVLPAARKFSLKKKLKRTFSR